The DNA window CGGCAACTTCCAGGTGTGGCGCGCGGGCGAGTTCCTGGTGCGGGAGACCGTCGGCTACGCGAACACGATTGTCGGCCCCGCGGGCGAAGGGGCGGTCGACACCGAGGCGCCCGTGGCGCACAACACCTTGATGTTCGAGGGCCGGGGCACGGTGGGCTACTACCACCACGCGCCCCAAATGCTGCGGCTCGAGTCGACCCCCGTCATCAACTACGCCGCGGTGGACCTGACGGGCGTGTATGACTTGAACGACGAGTGGGCACACCGCGAGGCGGAGGTGGGCAACCCGCACGCGGGCCGCGTGATTCGCGAGACGCTGTTCGTGCGTCCGCTCGAAACGCTGGTGGTGTTCGACCGCGTGGAGAGCGCGAATGCCGACGCCGCGGTCGACAAGACCTTCATCATCCACTTCCCGAGCAACCCCGTGCTCACCGGCAACACCTGGTCGGCGACCAGCGGCACCCAGGAGGTGCGCGTCAGCACGCTGGTGCCGGCGGCCCCCACCCGGCGCGTCATCGACGAGCGCGGCCCGCTGCGCCCCAATGGCGCATACACGTACCCCGTCGGCCAGTTCCGTGGCGAAGTCGAAACCAACGGCCAGGTGGTGAGCCACTTCCTGAACGTGGTGCAAGCCAAGGACGCGAGCGGCGCGAACCTCCAGCTCACGCTGAACGAGACGTCGACCACGTACACCGTGACGATGACGCACCCGACGCGAGGCACCGCGGTGGTCAGCTTCGAGAAGGGCATCCAGAGCACCGGCGGCAGCTTCGGCTACGCCGCCACCGGCATGGCCACTCCGTCGCCGCTGCGCACGAGCGTGCAGGCGATGACGGTGTCGGGGAACGGGCCCGTCTGGGCGCCGTAACCCCTCCCGGGCATGAAGGCGGGCACGCGGAGCAGGCGTGCCCGCCGGGAGTTCAGGCCGTCACTCCCCCAGTGCCGTCGTCCGCGACTCTTCCCGGATGACCAACAGTCCATCGACGACCGTGGCCCAGGGCCCCGTCATCCACGCATAGCTGATGGGACGGGCCGCCCTGGAGCCGAGGTCGCGAAGCTGGCTCGCATCCAGATACCGCGTGTCCGAGGTGTGGCCCGAGAACGCCCAGTGCTCCAGGGAATCCGCCACGGCGGGCTCCAGGACCTGCGTTCGGGGCGTGTTGACGTTTGAGTAGCTTCCAGCGTGCGCGGAGAAGCCCAGCACGAAGGCCTCCGCCCCGAACCTGGATTGAACGTGGGACCCGAAGGGGATGGCCTCTCGGATGTCGCCATCCAGCGCCCGGAAGTCCTTCGCGGCATGGATGGTGGCGAGCCAGACAATCACCTTCCGGGGCCGGGCGGACTGGGCCAGGAGCCACTCCAGGTTCGTGAACATGGAGCGGTCCCGCCCGTTGTAGTCGCTCCAGTCCCGCCCCCCGCTCCCCTTCGCCGGGGCGCGGGACAGGGCCGCGGCTTGACGCCCGAAGAACCGCTCCAGGCTGCGGACCATCTGCAAGTACCCCTGCGTCCTCGCACGCCCCGAGGATTCGGGCCGTGAGAGCACGGACTCCATCTCCTTCAAGCAGCCTCGGAGGACCGCCACCGTCTCGGGCGAATAGGGGTGGGCCTCGTCGTACCCCCAGGCCATGTACCGCTCGAGCTCCGCGCCACACACCTCCCGCCGCGCGCCCTCCAGCAGCGGGAGGAGCTCGGAGGACATCTGGCGATGGGCATACGTGTCCCGGTTGAGCTGATCATCCAGTCCCCCCGCGACCAACGTCCCCGCGTTGAGCCGCTGGGTGAGGAAGGGAACCAGGGGCGCCATCTCCCGGTTCGCCCACAGCCCTCCGATGGCGGTCGCCACCATGTCCTCCCCCACGGGCTCTCCCGCCTTCAAGCGCTCCGCGATGTTCACGAAGTCGTAGGTGCCCGCCTCGAGATAGAAGGCATCGAACTGGCACTCCTCCACGAGCCTGCGCACCAGCTCGACCTTGAAGGCGACGGTCCTTGCGCTCCCGTGGTGGGCCTCCTCGCCCAATAGCGCCATTCGCTTGTCACAGAGGTCTCGGACAATCCGGTCCGCGTCGGTGACCGGCGCGGCGGCCCGGGGCGCCTCCCCTTTGGGGACGGAGGCACAGCCAGACAGCAGGGATAGCAGGAGCAGAAGATATCTCATTCGACGTCGTCCCATCGGTTGAAGTGCCACATCGTCACCGTCCCTGGCGCGCCGCGTCCGAGACACGGTCTCCCAAACCCGCTCCGAGTTGACCCCGTTGGAGCAATCCCGCACTGACGGAAATTGCTGCGGGCAGGCCCACTCGGCGGCGTTCAACTCACACACGCGGCGTCATATTCCGACTCCTGGCACTTTCAGCTCACACCCGCGACGACGCGACGCGCCAGCCCATTCCGAGTCACAAACACATATCAAAACGTAGAGCCACGCATCGCCCCATTGAAAGACATATCACTCCATAGCACCCAGACTCCGGAGCAATTGCTTGTAGCCATTCTTGACATCTCCGAGCCGCGAGAGTACCCAGACAATCACTGTTTCACCGCACCTCGAGCGAGTCACCGAGCCGTCCGGCTCGGAGGCCACGGGTGCGCGCCTGGCAGGCTTTCCCTCGGAGGCGACCATGATGTTCACACGGTATTGCCGCTGCATCTTGTTCACTCCAGCCCTCGCCGTGGACCGCTTCGCCCGGGGACAGCAATCCGGTGCGGACATCGCGCTGGTCGACCTCGAGGACTCCGTGGCCGCCAATCACAAGGACACGGCGCGGCAGCAGGCGGAGGCCTTCTTCACCGCCCCGAAAGGCCCCAGCCGTCGCGCCATTCGTATCAACAGCGTCACCCGGCCCGAGGGCTTCCGGGACCTGCTCGCCCTTCGCGAGTACGCGGTCAAACCCGACGCGGTGCTGATTCCCAAGGTGGAGTCCCCCCGAGACCTGGAGATCGTCGAGCAGGTGCTCGGGCCCAGCTGCTCCCAGGTCGACCTGCTCGCCCTGGTGGAGACGCCTCGCGGGGTGGAGAACGTACACGCCATCGCCAGCGCGACGCCCCGGCTCAAGGCGCTCGTGTTCGGCTCGGCGGACTATTCCTTCAGCATCGGCGCATCCCTGTCATGGGAGCCATTGCAGTACGCCCGCGCCCGGCTCGTCACCGCCGCGCGCGCCGCCCACGTGCAAGTCGTTGACTCGCCGCTGTTCAACATGTCGGACGAGGAAGCCTTGCGCCTCGAGTGCCGGCTGGCCCGGAGCATGGGTTTCAGCGGCAAGGCCGCCGTGCATCCCCGCCAGGTGGACATCATCAATCAAGCCTTCTCCCCGGACGAACACACGCTGAGCAAGGCGCGGAAGATCGTCAAGGAAAGCCAGGCGCGCGACTTCAACATCTGCGTGGTGGAGGGGACCATGATGGGTGCCCCGTTCGTCGAGGCGGCGAAGCGCACGCTCGAGGAGTTCGGCTCCCAAGGGGGCTGAACACCCGGCGTGGTTCCCGTCCCCCCAATACCCCCAGGAGGAGTCCACATGGAAACGACCAACGAGCAGAGCGTCTTGGGTCCCAGGCGCTACCGCAACAACGAGAAGCTCATCGCCGTGGGAGACCGAGGCTGGCAGACGGCCAAGGACCACGGACTCATCGGCCTGCGGGTGAACTTCGAGTCGAACAACCGGCTCGTCGACACGAAGACGGGCCACGCGTTCATGACGCTCTGCTCGTGTTCCTACCTGGGCCTCAA is part of the Myxococcus landrumus genome and encodes:
- a CDS encoding erythromycin esterase family protein — protein: MRYLLLLLSLLSGCASVPKGEAPRAAAPVTDADRIVRDLCDKRMALLGEEAHHGSARTVAFKVELVRRLVEECQFDAFYLEAGTYDFVNIAERLKAGEPVGEDMVATAIGGLWANREMAPLVPFLTQRLNAGTLVAGGLDDQLNRDTYAHRQMSSELLPLLEGARREVCGAELERYMAWGYDEAHPYSPETVAVLRGCLKEMESVLSRPESSGRARTQGYLQMVRSLERFFGRQAAALSRAPAKGSGGRDWSDYNGRDRSMFTNLEWLLAQSARPRKVIVWLATIHAAKDFRALDGDIREAIPFGSHVQSRFGAEAFVLGFSAHAGSYSNVNTPRTQVLEPAVADSLEHWAFSGHTSDTRYLDASQLRDLGSRAARPISYAWMTGPWATVVDGLLVIREESRTTALGE
- a CDS encoding HpcH/HpaI aldolase/citrate lyase family protein; its protein translation is MMFTRYCRCILFTPALAVDRFARGQQSGADIALVDLEDSVAANHKDTARQQAEAFFTAPKGPSRRAIRINSVTRPEGFRDLLALREYAVKPDAVLIPKVESPRDLEIVEQVLGPSCSQVDLLALVETPRGVENVHAIASATPRLKALVFGSADYSFSIGASLSWEPLQYARARLVTAARAAHVQVVDSPLFNMSDEEALRLECRLARSMGFSGKAAVHPRQVDIINQAFSPDEHTLSKARKIVKESQARDFNICVVEGTMMGAPFVEAAKRTLEEFGSQGG